A stretch of the Archangium violaceum genome encodes the following:
- a CDS encoding alpha/beta fold hydrolase — protein sequence MKTLHTEETREVGRGRTRDHAMKGLTLHANGLKFSAMEMGKGPELVFCLHGFPDHARSFREQMPALARAGYRVIAPTLRGYEPSSQPHDGDYHLVRLAEDLLGWMTHLGERKVHLIGHDWGAVIGYIATAMAPERFHSFSALAVPHLHNPLDAYRRTPVQLRNSWYTFFFLLRKVSDYAVRWDDFQLIEKLWRDWSPDWRWPEEEMIALKRTFRQPGVLAAALGYYRAI from the coding sequence GTGAAGACGCTTCACACGGAAGAGACTCGCGAGGTGGGCCGTGGCCGTACGCGCGACCACGCGATGAAGGGGCTGACCCTTCACGCCAACGGGCTGAAGTTCTCCGCCATGGAGATGGGAAAGGGGCCGGAGCTCGTCTTCTGCCTGCACGGCTTTCCCGACCACGCCCGCTCCTTCCGCGAACAGATGCCCGCGCTGGCCAGGGCCGGCTACCGCGTCATCGCCCCAACGCTCCGCGGTTACGAGCCCTCCTCCCAGCCGCACGACGGTGACTACCACCTGGTGCGTCTGGCGGAGGATCTGCTGGGGTGGATGACGCACCTGGGCGAGCGCAAGGTCCACCTCATCGGGCACGACTGGGGCGCGGTCATCGGCTACATCGCCACGGCGATGGCACCGGAGCGCTTCCACTCGTTCTCCGCGCTGGCGGTGCCCCACCTGCACAACCCGCTCGACGCCTACCGGCGGACGCCCGTCCAGCTGCGCAACTCCTGGTACACGTTCTTCTTCCTGCTGCGGAAGGTGTCGGACTACGCGGTGCGATGGGACGACTTCCAGCTCATCGAGAAGCTCTGGCGCGACTGGTCCCCGGACTGGCGCTGGCCCGAGGAGGAGATGATCGCGCTCAAGCGCACCTTCCGGCAGCCGGGCGTGCTGGCCGCGGCGCTCGGCTATTACCGCGCCATCTAA
- a CDS encoding two-component system sensor histidine kinase NtrB: MSQGPRVGFVERLDGFLSEPLRRASPLELGRARMLVGVCWGLLACDALIMLQALLNPVPRSIIAVGVACAVGFGGALVLLRWSSSTRPLALLLCLLLTAGLITNILSMKELVMATHASIMLVPVVSVYLLGRRLGLLFSLSTCVCVGIVFPLHTWGTLEGPGPVLCSFAAVYVLCAWAMSWLFVSSRDETQAMVERMVRTLRESEGQLVSLIESTDDLVLSLDAEGRVITANRSARQLFRRVMGRELQKGEPGFSEFPVEERARWLGFMARAMRGERVKEEMLLPPKERQLTVELTVSPVRGEEGRVVGTTLFGRDITARKEAEARLSEMHRNLLDVSRQAGMAEIATGVLHNVGNALNSVNVSAGVVTERLHGLRVPAMSRAAELLEENAVDLGSFLTTDSRGRQFPVYLKALARRLTEERDAVLEEMRTLCQNLDHIKAVVSMQQAHASSSGMMELLPIPELLDDAIRLHALSFEKVGIEVRREYAQMPPVWVDRHKLLQILLNLVSNARHALLEAAREDKLLTLRVGPGLGGRLRIEVEDNGVGVVPENLPRLFTQGFTTKRDGHGFGLHISALAAEEMRGALFCTSAGQNRGATFTLELPTRDASLVEPTRSLISSGALEAAAAR, translated from the coding sequence ATGAGCCAGGGTCCACGCGTGGGGTTCGTGGAGCGGTTGGACGGCTTTCTATCGGAGCCCTTGCGCCGGGCATCTCCGTTGGAGCTGGGTCGGGCACGGATGCTCGTCGGGGTGTGCTGGGGTCTGCTCGCGTGCGACGCGCTGATCATGCTCCAGGCGCTGCTCAATCCCGTTCCGCGGAGCATCATCGCGGTGGGGGTGGCGTGCGCGGTGGGGTTTGGCGGCGCGCTGGTGCTGCTGCGCTGGTCCTCCTCGACGCGGCCCCTGGCGCTGCTGCTGTGTTTGCTCCTCACCGCGGGGCTGATCACCAACATCCTCAGCATGAAGGAGCTGGTGATGGCCACGCATGCCTCGATCATGCTCGTCCCGGTGGTGTCGGTCTACCTGCTGGGCCGGCGCCTGGGCCTGCTCTTCTCCCTGAGCACCTGCGTGTGCGTGGGGATCGTCTTCCCGCTCCATACCTGGGGCACGCTGGAGGGCCCCGGGCCGGTGCTGTGCAGCTTCGCGGCCGTCTACGTGCTGTGCGCCTGGGCGATGAGCTGGTTGTTCGTCTCCTCGCGGGACGAGACGCAGGCCATGGTCGAGCGCATGGTGCGCACGCTGCGCGAGAGCGAGGGCCAGCTCGTCAGCCTCATCGAGAGTACCGATGATCTGGTGCTCTCCCTGGACGCGGAGGGGCGGGTGATCACCGCCAACCGCTCGGCGAGGCAGCTCTTCCGGCGGGTGATGGGCCGGGAGCTCCAGAAGGGCGAACCCGGCTTCAGCGAGTTCCCGGTGGAGGAGCGGGCCCGGTGGCTCGGGTTCATGGCCCGTGCGATGCGAGGAGAGCGCGTGAAGGAGGAGATGCTCCTTCCACCGAAGGAGCGGCAGCTCACGGTGGAGCTGACCGTGAGCCCCGTCCGGGGCGAGGAGGGGCGCGTGGTGGGGACGACGCTCTTCGGGCGGGACATCACCGCGCGCAAGGAGGCCGAGGCCCGCTTGAGTGAGATGCACCGCAACCTGCTGGACGTGTCGCGGCAGGCGGGCATGGCGGAGATCGCCACGGGGGTGCTCCACAACGTGGGCAACGCGCTCAACAGCGTGAATGTCTCGGCGGGGGTCGTCACCGAGCGCCTGCACGGTCTGCGTGTGCCCGCCATGAGCCGGGCCGCGGAGCTGCTGGAGGAGAACGCGGTGGACCTGGGCTCCTTCCTCACCACGGATTCCCGGGGGCGGCAGTTCCCGGTCTACCTGAAGGCACTGGCCCGGCGGCTCACGGAGGAGCGCGACGCCGTGTTGGAGGAGATGCGCACGCTCTGCCAGAACCTGGATCACATCAAGGCGGTGGTGAGCATGCAGCAGGCGCATGCGTCGTCCTCGGGGATGATGGAGCTGCTCCCGATACCGGAGCTGCTCGACGACGCGATTCGCCTGCACGCCCTGTCCTTCGAGAAGGTGGGGATCGAGGTGCGGCGTGAGTATGCCCAGATGCCGCCGGTCTGGGTGGACCGGCACAAGCTGCTTCAAATCCTGCTCAACCTCGTGAGCAACGCCCGTCACGCGTTGCTGGAGGCCGCGCGCGAGGACAAGCTGCTCACGCTCCGGGTGGGGCCCGGGCTCGGGGGACGGTTGCGCATCGAGGTGGAGGACAACGGGGTGGGTGTCGTCCCGGAGAACCTGCCGCGCCTCTTCACCCAGGGCTTCACCACGAAGCGGGACGGGCACGGCTTCGGGCTGCACATCAGCGCGCTGGCGGCCGAGGAGATGCGGGGCGCGCTCTTCTGCACCAGTGCCGGGCAGAACCGGGGCGCCACCTTCACGCTCGAGCTGCCCACCCGGGACGCCTCTCTCGTGGAGCCCACGAGATCCCTGATCTCGTCGGGCGCGCTCGAGGCCGCGGCGGCCCGGTGA
- a CDS encoding cyclic nucleotide-binding domain-containing protein, which produces MAVQESQSWGHRLWPAATFQFALIAGVTQLKTAANALVLSRFESHAMPYLYLVGALLVATLTLLPRKEPGAARESLSVLTGVSGLVVLGLAAGVSVGQRIPALVLYLFVDAFTTFISLRFWGQMASAFDAREARRAFTALNGVGMAGGMLGGLLVQGLAERLGTASIIVGGALSLYAAAVAFHFHQGESRHPSRTRNLAPSVAAWEYLSTSSYARVLAALGVSFAVLSSFVDYFFRLRVENTLSEDGLAALFGSLQLWIGLVCVVFQLLLAERLLKRLGLMRYLALLPGAMAPLAVASLVTTDLWPVHLLRLLENAVNYSLLPVGVQLLYSAVPDEEREALRGAVEGLLRKGGTVLAGVLLIGAGRAANGVSMALAVVGLCGLLGVLLLRLRPAYVEALGEQVGASPEDEALGREDRKLLVEALGSSAPDRVLHAMELLTQEGLPLRPHLSVLLRHTHERVQERAVSLALELQASETAPLLEQLVTQGPRRARDSAVWALAKLAPDRAEVLLPPLLQSPDIGLRCAAIGALLTTRWRAAALVSLGALAARGAQAPVADRREVARLFGRLKDTSYTPMLTSFLGDPDSTVRRVAVRSVGEGGYVKLAPRLLTFLTWREERREAREALAALGDEVTPLLEATLNDLAAPLPMRLQIPRVLRHIGTPAALHALLFSNVRDDARLHFRIGAELSRLRDEHPEHPVDVERVREALGRRRDVYRALVEPFRDLRAELGDHSLLTRMVGDRLDQALELSFFLLGLLHPPQVMRRVHQQVAGQDARRRAYALELLETLTNEQDRELVREQVELHHRDLPPGTPGRLEAHLAWLCRSEDVVLRGCARYVAGRIGMDVPPAQEGDMSQATVQKLFLLEEVHVFSQNDVDDVAAVAAIAREARFRAGERVYSEGDPGDALYVIVEGAVDAISNGEHVLRMRAKETFGDVSLLDGAPRPNDVVAVEDTRVLIIDRRDFLDLLADRPELLTGFFRAVSQQLRAVIQASETRQAGELLELGEHQKKQQEEEPPPPPERKAAG; this is translated from the coding sequence GTGGCAGTCCAAGAGTCGCAGTCCTGGGGCCACCGCCTGTGGCCCGCGGCGACGTTCCAGTTCGCCCTCATCGCCGGCGTGACGCAGCTGAAGACGGCTGCCAACGCACTCGTGTTGTCGCGCTTCGAGTCGCATGCGATGCCCTACCTGTACCTGGTGGGCGCGCTGCTCGTGGCGACGCTGACGCTGCTGCCGCGCAAGGAGCCCGGAGCGGCGAGAGAGTCCCTGAGCGTGCTCACCGGCGTGAGCGGGCTGGTGGTGCTGGGGCTGGCCGCGGGCGTGTCCGTGGGCCAGAGGATTCCGGCGCTGGTGCTGTACCTCTTCGTGGATGCCTTCACCACGTTCATCTCCCTGCGCTTCTGGGGGCAGATGGCGTCGGCCTTCGACGCGCGCGAGGCCCGGCGGGCATTCACGGCGCTCAACGGCGTGGGCATGGCGGGAGGCATGCTGGGCGGCCTGCTCGTCCAGGGGCTCGCCGAGCGGCTCGGCACCGCCTCCATCATCGTGGGCGGGGCGCTGTCGCTCTACGCCGCGGCAGTGGCCTTCCACTTCCACCAGGGCGAGTCGCGGCACCCCTCGCGCACGCGCAACCTCGCGCCGTCCGTGGCGGCCTGGGAGTACCTCTCCACCAGCAGCTATGCCCGGGTGCTGGCGGCGCTGGGCGTGAGCTTCGCGGTGCTGTCCTCCTTCGTCGACTACTTCTTCCGCCTGCGCGTGGAGAACACACTCAGCGAGGACGGGCTGGCGGCGCTCTTCGGCTCGCTCCAGCTGTGGATCGGCCTGGTATGCGTCGTCTTCCAGCTGCTGTTGGCCGAGCGGCTGCTCAAGCGGCTCGGGCTGATGCGCTACCTGGCGCTGCTGCCCGGGGCGATGGCGCCGCTGGCGGTGGCCTCGCTGGTGACGACGGACCTGTGGCCGGTGCACCTGCTGCGGCTGCTGGAGAACGCGGTGAACTATTCGCTGCTGCCGGTGGGCGTGCAGCTGCTGTACTCGGCGGTGCCGGACGAGGAGCGCGAGGCGCTGCGCGGCGCGGTGGAGGGGCTGCTGCGCAAGGGCGGGACGGTGCTGGCGGGCGTGCTGCTGATCGGCGCGGGCCGCGCGGCCAACGGCGTGTCCATGGCGCTGGCGGTGGTGGGCCTGTGCGGGTTGCTCGGCGTGCTGCTGCTGCGGCTGAGGCCGGCCTACGTGGAGGCGCTGGGCGAGCAGGTGGGCGCCTCCCCCGAGGACGAGGCGCTGGGCCGCGAGGATCGCAAGCTACTGGTGGAGGCGCTGGGCTCGAGCGCGCCGGATCGCGTGCTGCACGCGATGGAGCTGCTGACGCAGGAGGGATTGCCGCTGCGGCCCCACCTGTCCGTGCTGCTGCGCCACACGCACGAGCGGGTGCAGGAGCGGGCGGTGAGCCTGGCGTTGGAGCTCCAGGCCTCCGAGACGGCGCCGCTGCTGGAGCAGCTGGTGACGCAGGGTCCGCGCCGCGCGAGGGACAGCGCGGTGTGGGCGTTGGCGAAGCTGGCGCCGGATCGGGCGGAGGTGCTGCTGCCGCCGCTGCTCCAGAGTCCGGACATCGGGCTGCGCTGCGCGGCCATTGGCGCGCTGCTGACCACGAGGTGGCGCGCGGCGGCGCTCGTGTCCCTGGGGGCGCTGGCGGCCCGGGGCGCACAGGCGCCGGTGGCGGATCGCCGCGAGGTGGCCCGGCTGTTCGGCCGGCTGAAGGACACGAGCTACACGCCCATGCTGACGTCCTTCCTGGGCGATCCGGACAGCACGGTGCGGCGCGTGGCGGTGCGCTCCGTGGGCGAGGGCGGCTACGTGAAGCTGGCGCCCCGGTTGCTGACGTTCCTCACCTGGCGCGAGGAGCGGCGCGAGGCGCGCGAGGCCCTGGCCGCGCTGGGTGACGAGGTGACGCCACTGCTGGAGGCGACGCTCAACGACCTGGCCGCGCCGCTGCCCATGCGGCTGCAGATCCCCCGCGTGCTGCGCCACATCGGCACGCCGGCGGCGCTGCACGCCCTGCTCTTCTCCAACGTGCGCGACGATGCCCGGCTGCACTTCCGCATCGGCGCGGAGCTCTCGCGCCTGCGCGACGAGCACCCCGAGCACCCGGTGGACGTGGAGCGCGTGCGCGAGGCCCTGGGGCGGCGGCGCGACGTGTACCGCGCCCTGGTGGAGCCCTTCCGTGACCTGCGCGCGGAGCTGGGGGACCACTCGCTGCTCACGCGCATGGTGGGGGATCGGCTGGATCAGGCGCTGGAGCTGTCCTTCTTCCTGCTGGGCCTGCTGCACCCGCCCCAGGTGATGCGGCGCGTGCACCAGCAGGTGGCGGGACAGGACGCGCGGCGGCGGGCATACGCGCTGGAGCTGCTGGAGACGCTCACGAACGAGCAGGACCGGGAGCTGGTGCGCGAGCAGGTGGAGCTCCACCACCGGGATCTGCCTCCGGGCACGCCGGGCCGGTTGGAGGCGCACCTGGCGTGGCTGTGCCGCAGCGAGGATGTGGTGCTGCGCGGTTGCGCGCGCTACGTGGCGGGCCGGATCGGCATGGACGTGCCACCGGCACAGGAGGGAGACATGAGTCAGGCGACGGTGCAGAAGCTGTTCCTCCTGGAGGAGGTGCACGTCTTCTCGCAGAACGACGTGGACGACGTGGCGGCGGTGGCGGCCATCGCCCGCGAGGCGCGCTTCCGCGCCGGCGAGCGCGTCTACAGCGAGGGAGACCCGGGAGACGCGCTCTACGTCATCGTCGAGGGCGCGGTGGACGCCATCAGCAACGGCGAGCACGTGTTGCGGATGCGGGCCAAGGAGACCTTCGGCGACGTGAGCCTGCTGGATGGCGCCCCCCGCCCCAACGACGTCGTGGCGGTGGAGGACACGCGGGTGCTCATCATCGACCGGCGCGACTTCCTCGATCTGCTGGCGGACCGCCCGGAGCTGCTCACGGGCTTCTTCCGCGCGGTGAGCCAGCAGCTGCGCGCCGTCATCCAGGCTTCGGAGACGCGGCAGGCGGGGGAGCTGCTGGAGCTGGGGGAGCACCAGAAGAAGCAGCAGGAAGAGGAGCCGCCTCCGCCTCCGGAGCGGAAGGCCGCGGGCTAG
- a CDS encoding PIN domain-containing protein, which produces MSQVSSTPLPPPLSLVLDTNVALDLLVFDDPAVRPLVRALEAGEATAWADGETLAELEYVLAYPSFALDEAARRAAQERYRGLVRIVEGDLDATLPPLPRCRDRSDQKFLVLAARARATWLVSKDKRLLSLADRPGLPFGILTARQLAGLLDAQHPRQVLERLAELEALR; this is translated from the coding sequence ATGTCCCAAGTGTCCTCCACGCCCCTCCCCCCTCCGCTGTCCCTGGTCCTCGACACCAACGTGGCCCTGGATCTGCTGGTGTTCGACGACCCCGCCGTGCGCCCCCTGGTCCGAGCCCTCGAGGCGGGCGAGGCCACCGCGTGGGCGGATGGGGAGACGCTGGCGGAGCTGGAGTACGTCCTCGCCTACCCCTCCTTCGCGCTGGACGAAGCGGCCCGGCGCGCCGCCCAGGAGCGCTACAGGGGCCTCGTGCGCATCGTCGAAGGGGACCTGGACGCGACGTTGCCCCCCCTGCCCCGCTGCCGGGACCGGTCCGACCAGAAGTTCCTCGTCCTCGCCGCGCGCGCGCGAGCCACCTGGCTGGTGAGCAAGGACAAGCGATTGCTGTCTCTCGCCGACCGCCCGGGCCTGCCCTTCGGCATCCTCACCGCGCGGCAACTGGCGGGATTGCTCGATGCTCAACATCCGCGGCAGGTGCTGGAGCGGCTCGCGGAGCTGGAAGCGCTCCGCTGA
- a CDS encoding bifunctional metallophosphatase/5'-nucleotidase, with amino-acid sequence MHQESESRPATGGKTPWRRASGVVAFALLGTLTGCDKNASQENKPAATAQPAQAPAPKPAAPKPTTVTVLITGSANGQLLPTTPEGGSPTIGAAELLGWWTAKEKHCAGQVKDGQAACQDATTLALTIGDAWNGPAISSFFYGEPTAAVMGRMGFAASALGNHELDYGLEQFQKNHQAGGFPFLAANLKVKDAALAKGWELPGFKVFERQGLKVGVVGLTSPKTVTTAMAGRAEGLEVVPDEQALTSAVGEAQKAGADTVVVLADECPRDLQPIVGKHPEWKVSVVAGGRCAEPVNTKEGNTTYVSLGRGFDKYLRTAYTYDASKPEGEQVTAVETSLVDVTSGEGAPAPDAELARQIADYKTRLDTALGEQIGFTKKAFEKDSKQLGAWVTRAIQAQLNTDAVVLNRKGFREGLPAGQVTKGSVYSVMPFENSLMVVEVKGEDLARQLANPEAVFSGFTAAGKGRFKDAKGKPLDPKKEYKVATVEYLYFGGDGFEFEKLDPEPGETGMSWQTPVIDWTKEQSTTEAKPLDKVIK; translated from the coding sequence ATGCATCAAGAGTCCGAGTCCAGGCCGGCGACGGGTGGGAAGACCCCGTGGCGCCGTGCTTCCGGTGTGGTGGCCTTCGCCCTCCTGGGCACGCTCACCGGCTGCGACAAGAATGCCTCCCAGGAGAACAAGCCCGCCGCGACGGCCCAGCCGGCGCAGGCCCCCGCGCCCAAGCCCGCCGCGCCCAAGCCGACCACGGTGACGGTGCTCATCACCGGTAGCGCCAACGGTCAGCTGCTGCCCACCACCCCCGAGGGTGGGTCGCCGACGATCGGCGCCGCCGAGCTGCTCGGCTGGTGGACGGCCAAGGAGAAGCACTGTGCCGGCCAGGTGAAGGACGGCCAGGCCGCCTGTCAGGACGCCACCACGCTGGCGCTGACCATCGGCGATGCCTGGAACGGCCCGGCCATCTCCTCCTTCTTCTACGGCGAGCCCACCGCCGCGGTGATGGGCCGCATGGGCTTCGCCGCGTCCGCCCTGGGCAACCACGAGCTGGACTATGGGCTGGAGCAGTTCCAGAAGAACCACCAGGCGGGTGGCTTCCCCTTCCTGGCCGCCAACCTGAAGGTGAAGGACGCGGCGCTGGCCAAGGGCTGGGAGCTGCCGGGCTTCAAGGTGTTCGAGCGCCAGGGCCTGAAGGTGGGCGTGGTGGGCCTGACGTCGCCCAAGACGGTGACCACGGCGATGGCCGGACGCGCCGAGGGCCTGGAGGTGGTTCCCGACGAGCAGGCCCTGACGAGCGCGGTGGGCGAGGCCCAGAAGGCCGGGGCGGACACCGTGGTGGTGCTCGCGGACGAGTGCCCGCGCGATCTGCAGCCGATCGTGGGCAAGCACCCCGAGTGGAAGGTGTCGGTGGTGGCGGGTGGCCGCTGCGCGGAGCCGGTGAACACGAAGGAGGGCAACACCACCTACGTGTCGCTGGGCCGGGGCTTCGACAAGTACCTGCGCACCGCCTACACCTACGACGCCTCGAAGCCCGAGGGTGAGCAGGTGACGGCCGTGGAGACGTCGCTGGTGGACGTGACGAGCGGCGAGGGCGCTCCGGCTCCGGACGCCGAGCTGGCCAGGCAGATCGCCGACTACAAGACCCGGCTGGACACGGCCCTGGGCGAGCAGATCGGCTTCACGAAGAAGGCCTTCGAGAAGGACTCGAAGCAGCTGGGTGCCTGGGTGACGCGCGCCATCCAGGCGCAGCTGAACACGGACGCGGTGGTGCTCAACCGCAAGGGCTTCCGCGAGGGCCTGCCGGCGGGCCAGGTCACCAAGGGCTCCGTGTACTCGGTGATGCCGTTCGAGAACTCGCTGATGGTGGTCGAGGTGAAGGGCGAGGATCTGGCGCGCCAGCTGGCCAACCCGGAGGCGGTGTTCTCGGGCTTCACGGCGGCCGGCAAGGGCAGGTTCAAGGACGCCAAGGGCAAGCCGCTGGATCCGAAGAAGGAGTACAAGGTCGCGACGGTCGAATACCTCTACTTCGGGGGTGACGGCTTCGAGTTCGAGAAGCTGGATCCGGAGCCGGGCGAGACGGGCATGTCGTGGCAGACGCCCGTGATCGACTGGACGAAGGAGCAGAGCACGACCGAGGCGAAGCCGCTGGACAAGGTGATCAAGTAG
- a CDS encoding ATP-binding protein: MAVPVRFASRLMLVLALVGVVPVLLLGGLASRANRDELLRLVGGLQTQAATDLARSCSQLVLTGVDNLRMAAGYLPLETLRAQEASAVLSIPLRQLGSLNLLVLVDGQGRAIAPAVFSSEREGEGSRQRVTEDSLALFSRQAPVRDALSIGAAIGPPYRTPGSSGGRVALAVRADEEASRLLLAELSLAEMGKRVEELTREGGLAFIVDAQGVPVASPPERQLSEEERGLVAEGLARGGPVVRTVLGVDGIEYLAAFAPVPNLGWGAVVGRKASMAFAPAEHVRRSTFFWALMALAATGVLGFVLARGVSQPVARLSEGVAALAEGRYDQRVPQEGRDELGLLARSFNHMADELQRRDAELRRWSEELRQRVDERTRQLREAQDQIARTRRMAALGSLSAGIAHELNNPLTGILGLLSLACEEVPAQSGVGQSLTMALEQARRMARIIRELSQLAEQERAGAGRPLDPSQPVRAALHELRDDFQSRGVSLSCELNEPVPRVLGHADQLQKVVTNLLRNALTAMPGGGTLSVGLAAVEGDAVCLSVKDTGKGIPESMRERIFDPFFTTKDEPERVGLGLSVAHRIVEAHHGRIRVESAEGLGTTITIILPAAGGEAHLT, from the coding sequence ATGGCCGTGCCCGTGCGCTTCGCCTCGCGGTTGATGCTCGTCCTGGCCCTGGTGGGCGTGGTGCCCGTGTTGCTGCTGGGCGGACTGGCCTCCCGCGCCAACCGGGACGAGCTGCTCCGGCTGGTGGGCGGACTCCAGACGCAGGCGGCCACGGACCTCGCGCGCTCCTGTAGCCAGCTCGTCCTCACGGGCGTGGACAACCTGCGCATGGCCGCCGGGTACCTCCCGCTCGAGACGCTCCGGGCCCAGGAGGCCTCCGCGGTGTTGAGCATCCCCCTGCGGCAGCTCGGCTCCCTCAACCTGCTCGTGCTGGTGGACGGGCAGGGCCGCGCCATCGCCCCCGCCGTGTTCTCCTCGGAGCGAGAGGGCGAGGGCAGCCGGCAGCGCGTCACCGAGGACTCGCTGGCCCTCTTCTCGCGGCAGGCGCCCGTGCGGGACGCCTTGTCCATTGGCGCGGCCATCGGTCCTCCGTACCGCACGCCCGGCTCCTCCGGGGGGCGCGTGGCGCTCGCGGTGCGCGCGGACGAGGAGGCCTCCCGGCTGCTGCTGGCGGAGCTGTCGCTCGCCGAGATGGGAAAGCGCGTGGAGGAGCTGACCCGCGAGGGGGGGCTGGCCTTCATCGTGGATGCCCAGGGTGTCCCGGTGGCTTCCCCTCCCGAGCGCCAGCTGAGCGAGGAGGAGCGTGGGCTGGTGGCCGAGGGTCTGGCGCGGGGTGGGCCCGTGGTGCGCACCGTGCTCGGCGTGGACGGCATCGAGTACCTCGCCGCCTTCGCTCCCGTGCCGAACCTCGGCTGGGGCGCGGTGGTGGGACGCAAGGCGAGCATGGCCTTCGCTCCGGCCGAGCACGTGCGGCGCTCGACCTTCTTCTGGGCGCTGATGGCGCTGGCGGCCACCGGGGTGCTCGGCTTCGTGCTCGCCCGGGGCGTGAGTCAGCCCGTCGCCCGGCTCTCCGAGGGCGTGGCCGCGCTCGCCGAGGGGCGCTACGACCAGCGCGTTCCCCAGGAGGGCCGCGACGAGCTCGGACTGCTCGCCCGCTCCTTCAACCACATGGCCGACGAGCTGCAACGGCGTGACGCCGAGCTGCGGCGCTGGAGCGAGGAGCTGCGGCAGCGCGTGGACGAGCGGACCCGGCAGCTGCGCGAGGCGCAGGATCAGATCGCCCGGACCCGGCGGATGGCGGCGCTCGGCTCGCTCAGCGCGGGCATCGCGCACGAGCTCAACAATCCGCTCACGGGCATCCTCGGCCTGCTGTCGCTGGCGTGCGAGGAGGTGCCCGCCCAGTCGGGCGTGGGCCAGAGCCTGACGATGGCGCTCGAGCAGGCCCGCCGCATGGCCCGCATCATCCGGGAGCTGAGCCAGCTGGCGGAGCAGGAGCGGGCGGGGGCGGGCCGTCCGTTGGATCCGAGCCAACCGGTGCGTGCCGCGCTCCACGAGCTGCGCGACGACTTCCAATCGCGCGGTGTCTCGCTGTCCTGTGAGCTGAACGAGCCGGTGCCACGGGTGCTGGGGCACGCGGATCAGCTCCAGAAGGTGGTGACGAACCTGCTGCGCAACGCGCTCACCGCGATGCCGGGGGGAGGCACGCTCTCGGTGGGGCTCGCGGCGGTGGAGGGCGACGCGGTCTGTCTGTCGGTCAAGGACACCGGCAAGGGCATCCCCGAGTCGATGCGCGAGCGCATCTTCGATCCCTTCTTCACCACCAAGGACGAGCCCGAGCGGGTGGGGTTGGGGCTGTCCGTGGCGCACCGCATCGTCGAGGCCCACCACGGACGCATCCGCGTGGAGAGCGCCGAGGGGCTGGGCACCACCATCACCATCATCCTTCCCGCGGCCGGAGGGGAGGCGCACCTGACATGA
- a CDS encoding FecR domain-containing protein, with protein MRKSSRDSFGRTLVLGLALVSLIALGGWFVFERVGTAGPPRVAAAVSTVAGSRPIPAQVPEVRATVIEVVGLVEWAHGEQWKALSVGDELAADDSVRTSPGARVDLWVGDEASRLSIPERSEVRMGAVTRAVHTIRLARGRLDVDYRGKRDRVLRVQSGNGTVAETREARFTMLRNGAVVAVATRGGSVDLSSAGVTVQVGAGQQSLVLEGAKPLAPEPIPLEVLLKVATKASANEALCVSLTGKVRVGTEVFVEGEPTEVAQDGSFRKDVPRLEGLSQVKVVAREPGGEIREMMLACRPRVRVRPRTESVRFRWKEAP; from the coding sequence ATGAGGAAATCGTCACGGGACTCGTTTGGCCGGACCCTGGTGCTCGGGTTGGCCCTGGTGTCCCTGATCGCGCTGGGGGGTTGGTTCGTCTTCGAGCGAGTGGGGACCGCCGGGCCGCCTCGCGTGGCCGCCGCCGTGTCCACGGTCGCGGGCTCCCGGCCCATTCCGGCCCAGGTACCGGAGGTGCGTGCCACGGTCATCGAGGTGGTGGGCCTGGTGGAGTGGGCCCATGGGGAGCAGTGGAAGGCGCTGAGCGTGGGAGACGAGCTCGCCGCCGACGACTCCGTCCGCACCAGTCCCGGTGCCCGGGTGGATCTCTGGGTGGGGGACGAGGCGTCACGGCTGTCCATCCCCGAGCGCTCCGAGGTGCGGATGGGCGCGGTGACGCGCGCCGTCCACACCATCCGGTTGGCGCGAGGCCGGCTCGACGTGGACTACCGCGGGAAGAGGGACCGGGTGCTGCGCGTGCAGAGCGGGAACGGCACGGTGGCCGAGACGCGGGAGGCGCGCTTCACCATGCTGCGCAACGGGGCCGTGGTGGCGGTGGCCACGCGGGGGGGCTCGGTGGACCTGTCCTCCGCGGGAGTCACCGTCCAGGTCGGCGCCGGGCAGCAGTCGCTGGTGCTCGAGGGCGCGAAGCCGCTCGCCCCGGAGCCCATCCCGTTGGAGGTGCTGCTGAAGGTCGCGACGAAGGCCTCCGCGAACGAGGCCCTGTGCGTGTCCCTCACCGGGAAGGTGCGCGTGGGGACGGAGGTGTTCGTGGAAGGCGAGCCCACGGAGGTCGCCCAGGATGGCTCCTTCCGAAAGGACGTCCCGCGCCTCGAGGGCCTCTCCCAGGTGAAGGTGGTGGCGAGGGAGCCGGGGGGGGAGATCCGCGAAATGATGCTGGCGTGCCGCCCCCGCGTGCGCGTCAGGCCTCGGACGGAATCGGTGAGATTCCGGTGGAAGGAAGCGCCCTGA
- a CDS encoding alpha/beta fold hydrolase has protein sequence MWSPTNWRTHRLLQAPVRVPTLALTGARDGCLDTRLFDLMRPEDFPAGLRIERLQGAGHFLHQEKPAEVNRLLVEWLGQHRA, from the coding sequence ATGTGGTCTCCCACGAACTGGCGGACCCACAGGCTGCTCCAGGCGCCCGTCCGGGTGCCCACGCTCGCGCTCACCGGCGCGCGGGACGGCTGCCTCGACACGCGCCTGTTCGATCTGATGCGGCCCGAGGACTTCCCGGCGGGCCTGCGCATCGAGCGACTCCAGGGCGCGGGGCATTTCCTGCACCAGGAGAAGCCGGCCGAGGTGAACCGGCTCCTCGTGGAGTGGCTCGGCCAGCACCGGGCGTGA